The following coding sequences are from one Paenibacillus tundrae window:
- a CDS encoding ABC transporter substrate-binding protein produces the protein MMAVLLSSCTSRDSANGKVQIEFFQNKPEAKATFDDLIQTFNAAHADIQVTQVNPPDAETVLKTRVVKNDIPDIMAMGATDTYSTLAQSDIFTDLTDSSLVQTIDPNYIQMLKDVTGMDEVTGIPYATNANGIMYNKTLFNEMGLDVPKTWDELIATAQQIKDAGKIPFYFTYKDDWQTNLPFNALGPNLVGIDFYLERRENKVTFKEKYREVAEKQLELMKYGHSDNFGKAYSDGNRAFANGEAFMYIQGTWAIPEIRKANPNVDIGFFPFPTGNDASQIKLVNGIDSLFTIAADTPNRAQAEEFIAFLLEPENIGRYIDEQTLFSAVEGVKQDDPAVQELMPYIEQGKVIDFADHYIPAAVQLNSIVQSFLQNQNIDNYLDTLDKEWDKVANRR, from the coding sequence ATGATGGCTGTACTTCTATCTTCCTGTACGAGCAGAGATAGCGCGAATGGCAAAGTGCAGATTGAATTTTTTCAGAACAAGCCTGAGGCGAAGGCAACATTTGACGATCTGATCCAAACCTTCAACGCAGCGCATGCTGATATCCAGGTCACTCAGGTCAATCCTCCTGATGCCGAGACGGTTTTGAAGACGAGGGTTGTCAAGAATGACATCCCCGATATTATGGCGATGGGTGCGACCGATACCTATTCAACGCTGGCTCAAAGCGATATTTTCACCGATCTGACAGACAGCTCCCTAGTCCAAACGATTGACCCCAATTACATACAGATGCTAAAGGATGTTACGGGAATGGATGAAGTGACAGGTATTCCTTACGCAACAAATGCAAACGGCATCATGTACAACAAAACGTTGTTTAACGAAATGGGACTGGACGTGCCCAAGACATGGGATGAGCTCATCGCTACTGCCCAGCAAATTAAGGATGCAGGCAAAATTCCTTTTTACTTCACATACAAAGATGACTGGCAGACCAATCTACCGTTCAATGCATTGGGGCCTAACCTCGTTGGCATCGATTTCTATCTCGAACGTCGTGAGAATAAGGTGACCTTCAAGGAGAAGTATCGTGAGGTCGCGGAGAAACAGCTTGAACTGATGAAGTATGGTCATAGCGATAACTTCGGTAAAGCGTATTCGGATGGTAACCGGGCGTTTGCTAATGGTGAAGCCTTCATGTACATCCAAGGAACGTGGGCTATCCCGGAGATTCGTAAGGCGAATCCAAATGTGGACATTGGCTTCTTCCCGTTCCCAACAGGTAATGACGCAAGTCAGATCAAGCTTGTAAACGGTATCGATTCGTTGTTTACCATTGCGGCGGATACACCAAACCGTGCACAGGCCGAGGAGTTCATTGCCTTTTTGCTGGAGCCTGAGAATATCGGGAGATATATCGACGAACAGACATTGTTCTCTGCGGTAGAGGGCGTCAAGCAGGATGATCCTGCCGTGCAGGAATTGATGCCATATATTGAGCAGGGCAAGGTCATCGACTTCGCCGATCACTATATTCCAGCCGCTGTGCAACTGAATTCCATCGTGCAGTCCTTTTTGCAAAATCAAAATATTGATAACTATCTAGATACACTCGACAAAGAATGGGACAAGGTAGCGAACCGGCGTTAA
- the lspA gene encoding signal peptidase II yields the protein MLFYFVALLVTLVDQGTKIAVRMYMEVGDVMRLGDSGMQLQHYENTGMAGSLFQGNARLFGVIAVLFIAGILYYRRKGEIRGFWMQAGAGFMVGGALGNALDRFIYARVTDFLVFPSGRGILNLADVAINIGVVMIIIGMLIRAFQGYRAKRLRNALPKIERP from the coding sequence ATGCTGTTTTATTTTGTGGCACTGCTGGTGACCTTAGTGGATCAAGGAACCAAGATTGCAGTGAGGATGTATATGGAAGTTGGAGATGTGATGAGACTCGGCGACTCTGGCATGCAGCTCCAACATTACGAGAACACCGGCATGGCCGGCAGTTTGTTTCAGGGAAATGCACGCTTATTCGGCGTGATTGCTGTCCTGTTCATCGCAGGCATTTTATATTACCGCAGAAAAGGGGAGATTCGTGGTTTCTGGATGCAGGCTGGCGCAGGCTTCATGGTAGGTGGAGCGCTCGGTAATGCGCTCGACCGATTCATTTACGCCCGGGTAACGGATTTCCTGGTGTTCCCTTCTGGACGCGGCATCTTGAATCTCGCAGATGTTGCGATCAACATCGGTGTAGTGATGATTATTATCGGCATGTTAATCCGTGCATTTCAGGGTTATCGCGCTAAACGGTTACGTAATGCTTTGCCCAAAATTGAACGTCCGTAA
- a CDS encoding heme-degrading domain-containing protein: protein MNLPLTEKLKEMQQEEKELIFHTFNSETALQLGLHLVAEAKRRAQAVTIDITLKGHRLFLHAMEGTHPDNEHWIRRKNNVVNHFFSSSWHTALRLRNENQSLEQNYNLADADYVLAGGAFPLIIENGGQVGTITVSGLPDEEDHDLVTTGIRSFLLQQG, encoded by the coding sequence TTGAATCTACCACTGACAGAGAAATTAAAGGAAATGCAGCAGGAAGAAAAAGAACTGATCTTCCACACCTTTAATTCAGAAACAGCGCTCCAGCTAGGCCTGCATCTCGTCGCAGAAGCCAAACGCCGTGCACAAGCCGTAACCATCGACATCACATTGAAGGGACACCGTCTATTTTTGCATGCGATGGAGGGTACACATCCCGACAATGAACACTGGATTAGACGTAAAAATAATGTGGTGAACCACTTCTTCTCCAGCTCTTGGCATACCGCCCTGCGGCTGAGAAACGAGAACCAATCCCTTGAGCAAAATTATAACCTGGCTGACGCAGACTATGTACTAGCCGGTGGTGCTTTCCCACTGATTATTGAAAATGGGGGACAGGTGGGTACGATCACCGTTTCAGGCTTGCCCGACGAGGAAGACCATGATCTAGTCACCACGGGCATTCGATCCTTTTTGTTGCAGCAAGGCTAG
- a CDS encoding nucleoside hydrolase gives MRRVIIDTDTAGDDTIAILTALHHFQVEGITITGGNVQFDQEVENALYTVQVAGHGGKVPVYKGCERPLMAYGQAQHRTVEDVHGDDGMGGAHFPKADQRPEQGHAVDFIIEKVHANPGEIELLAIAPLTNIAMAIQKDPTIVPEIAHLYIMGGTNNALGNITPAAEYNFYVDPEAAKIVLHAGIPITMVGWEMCTQYSVMDDDDHAEIAALGTSGANFFTAINKVVMQFNKSVHKLNGTTHPDTLLMAVAADESLMTKSGQYYVDVEAAGELTRGYSVVDINGRFGKAPNVRVCEAINRPQFKSMLLDVLSAIR, from the coding sequence ATGAGAAGAGTCATCATCGATACAGATACAGCAGGAGACGATACGATTGCCATCCTGACCGCATTGCATCATTTTCAGGTGGAAGGCATTACGATTACAGGTGGAAACGTGCAGTTCGACCAAGAGGTTGAAAATGCCCTGTACACGGTACAGGTTGCTGGACATGGCGGTAAGGTGCCTGTATACAAAGGGTGTGAGCGTCCCTTAATGGCATACGGGCAAGCACAGCACCGTACGGTGGAAGATGTGCATGGTGACGACGGTATGGGCGGCGCGCATTTTCCGAAGGCAGATCAGCGTCCCGAGCAGGGGCATGCGGTTGATTTTATCATTGAGAAGGTTCATGCGAACCCAGGTGAAATTGAGCTTCTGGCGATTGCCCCGTTGACGAATATCGCGATGGCGATTCAGAAGGATCCTACCATTGTTCCAGAGATTGCGCACTTGTATATCATGGGCGGAACGAATAATGCATTAGGCAATATCACACCCGCGGCAGAATATAATTTCTACGTCGATCCGGAAGCGGCCAAGATTGTGCTACATGCAGGCATTCCAATCACCATGGTAGGCTGGGAGATGTGTACCCAATACTCTGTCATGGATGATGACGATCATGCAGAGATCGCGGCGCTTGGCACATCTGGTGCCAATTTCTTCACGGCGATTAACAAAGTGGTCATGCAGTTCAACAAGTCAGTACATAAACTGAACGGTACTACGCATCCTGATACATTGTTGATGGCTGTAGCCGCAGATGAATCACTTATGACGAAATCTGGTCAGTATTATGTGGATGTGGAAGCTGCGGGAGAACTGACGCGTGGATACAGTGTGGTGGATATCAACGGACGTTTCGGTAAAGCGCCAAATGTACGTGTATGTGAGGCGATTAACCGTCCTCAGTTCAAGTCCATGCTGCTGGATGTGCTATCAGCTATTCGATAA
- a CDS encoding DUF350 domain-containing protein, which produces MENLGLNLVNVAVGIGVLLVVLVCGYFAFSKLTRYNDSEEIAKGNEAAGMYMGSKLLGLCIIVGMVSFSTHAWLDMLLWSVLGIIILCLVYIIFDFLIPKMRVCDEIARGNMAVAQLLRSVIIGVSIVIGTFLM; this is translated from the coding sequence ATGGAGAACTTAGGCTTGAACCTGGTGAATGTTGCGGTGGGTATAGGTGTTTTGCTCGTCGTACTGGTATGTGGATATTTTGCATTTAGCAAATTGACCCGCTATAACGATAGCGAAGAAATCGCTAAAGGGAATGAAGCGGCAGGTATGTACATGGGTAGCAAATTGTTAGGACTGTGTATCATTGTGGGTATGGTATCCTTCTCTACACATGCATGGCTGGATATGCTCCTATGGTCGGTGCTGGGTATCATTATTCTATGCCTGGTCTATATTATATTTGATTTCCTGATTCCCAAAATGCGGGTATGTGACGAAATCGCACGAGGCAATATGGCGGTGGCGCAGCTGCTGCGTTCGGTGATCATTGGTGTTTCCATCGTCATCGGTACTTTTTTGATGTAA
- a CDS encoding glutathionylspermidine synthase family protein, with protein sequence MRQVYSLPFSHDEVFGGEAGHHIPYHRMYGKQYCVPALTVYTPSEVEELRSAAEAVDAIYCKVMRFIQRYMPDSFLENPLGIHPGLIPAARMEAVTGGITRQDWIIGEAGLKCIENNTDTPTGIPEAASLEGILIGLAEDAAWTSPSAEMAARIRECFQSWLSFYAEQGLQGPVTFTSYGDHVEDRTNTAYLMERCREAGYETYYASLEELEIIPGEALYHQGREIQLLYRLYPLEYLIDDRDESTGVEVGAALLELVREGRLGLMNPVQHVLMQSKGFMAAIWSLYERNDQTPEYCGFTLFNEAEMDVISRYLLPTYFSAEPFEQSTMPYVAKSYWGREGRGTLLLDGDTNQLTQLQGVLQPLNAVMDAGDSATNATDENEASEEEEIAAYYDNQPKIYQQMVPMEQAVIQTEDGVYSGYLLTGVFVIGGRFAGMLPRVGEKVTGDMAYYCAAAVRERMNDEEEKEWRT encoded by the coding sequence ATGAGGCAAGTGTATTCGTTGCCGTTCAGTCATGATGAGGTCTTTGGTGGTGAAGCAGGACATCACATTCCCTATCATCGCATGTATGGGAAGCAATATTGTGTTCCTGCACTGACGGTCTACACTCCATCCGAAGTAGAGGAGCTTCGTTCTGCGGCTGAAGCAGTGGATGCGATCTACTGCAAGGTAATGCGATTTATCCAGCGTTATATGCCTGATTCATTTCTAGAAAATCCGCTGGGCATCCACCCTGGACTTATTCCGGCAGCACGGATGGAGGCGGTTACTGGTGGGATCACCCGACAGGACTGGATCATTGGCGAAGCTGGACTGAAGTGTATTGAAAATAATACCGACACCCCTACGGGCATACCAGAGGCTGCTTCGCTTGAAGGTATTTTGATCGGGCTGGCTGAGGATGCTGCGTGGACTTCGCCATCTGCCGAGATGGCTGCTCGCATTCGGGAATGCTTCCAGTCATGGCTATCGTTCTATGCAGAGCAAGGATTGCAAGGGCCGGTGACATTCACCTCTTACGGAGATCATGTGGAGGATCGAACCAATACAGCCTATCTGATGGAACGCTGTAGGGAAGCAGGATATGAGACGTATTATGCATCGCTAGAGGAATTGGAGATTATTCCAGGTGAGGCGTTATATCATCAGGGCAGGGAGATTCAACTTTTGTATCGGCTCTATCCCCTGGAATATTTGATTGATGATCGAGATGAGAGCACAGGTGTGGAAGTCGGAGCGGCACTGCTTGAGCTTGTACGCGAGGGGCGGCTGGGCTTGATGAATCCCGTACAGCATGTGCTGATGCAGAGCAAAGGCTTCATGGCGGCAATTTGGTCACTCTATGAACGGAACGATCAGACCCCGGAATATTGCGGGTTCACGCTCTTTAATGAAGCAGAGATGGATGTTATTTCCCGTTACCTGCTGCCGACCTATTTCTCAGCTGAGCCTTTCGAGCAGAGCACAATGCCTTATGTAGCCAAGAGCTATTGGGGGCGCGAAGGCCGAGGAACGCTTTTGCTGGATGGAGATACGAATCAACTTACCCAACTACAGGGTGTGCTTCAACCGCTGAACGCTGTAATGGACGCCGGAGACTCAGCCACTAATGCAACCGATGAGAACGAAGCGAGTGAAGAGGAAGAGATTGCGGCCTATTATGACAACCAGCCCAAAATCTATCAGCAGATGGTTCCGATGGAGCAGGCTGTGATTCAGACTGAGGATGGGGTGTACAGTGGATATTTGCTCACAGGAGTGTTTGTCATTGGTGGGCGTTTTGCGGGTATGCTACCTCGGGTTGGAGAGAAGGTCACCGGAGATATGGCCTATTATTGCGCTGCTGCGGTACGTGAACGGATGAACGATGAGGAGGAGAAGGAATGGAGAACTTAG
- a CDS encoding ABC-F family ATP-binding cassette domain-containing protein produces the protein MMIISAQQLTQYHGAHLVLDGITFEIMEGDKVALIGRNGSGKTTLMRLMARSNQPDEGQLMIKKDTRIGYVAQVPEGMDDYTVLDVLSLGFRELMECRTRMKELEQQMSDPACAADPDQLDRLLKRYSALQEQFEREGGYEMDAQIDQVADGLDLAKAHYDWRFGSLSGGEQTRVVLASQLIVRPDLLLLDEPTNHLDLERVEWLEGFLREYPGTVVLISHDRYFLDRVVTRTLELEDGEAQTSAGGYTAYMKVKEQRLLQQFEEFKEQQKVIKKMKETIRQLEEWGRVGGNEKFFRRAASMRKALERMEQVKRPVLERRNADFDVRPTDRTGKRVAVLEHVEKGYGERAILRGVSGLLEYGDKIALIGRNGSGKTTLFKLLLGEEQPNAGKLEWGARVDVGYLAQQEEPTNPKLNVLEYFRLEAGVEEGEARGILARYLFYGADVFRSVGQLSGGEWTRLRLALLVQRKPNVLLLDEPTNHLDIASREALEESLVDYEGTVLAISHDRYFVNRLASRVWELENGQMTTYLGDYEAYREKKLERKAHAVDMANPATGASSRSTVASHGSGKKSDAASMVSGSADTAKARGCSNNTTTEASNISNSTATSSAAAAANRGKSNDSTRSAEKLEQALARLEAQIQELDQQLETIQNNSLELESLWNERERLSAEYNELLAQWAEM, from the coding sequence ATGATGATCATTAGCGCGCAACAACTGACACAATACCACGGAGCACATCTGGTGCTGGACGGCATAACTTTTGAAATAATGGAAGGCGACAAGGTTGCTCTGATCGGCCGCAACGGAAGCGGCAAAACAACACTTATGCGCTTGATGGCTAGGTCAAACCAGCCGGATGAAGGGCAACTCATGATTAAGAAAGATACTCGGATCGGATACGTAGCTCAAGTCCCAGAAGGCATGGATGACTATACCGTGTTAGATGTGCTGAGTCTTGGGTTCAGGGAGCTCATGGAATGTCGCACACGCATGAAGGAACTGGAGCAGCAGATGTCCGATCCTGCATGTGCAGCAGATCCTGATCAACTAGACCGTCTATTGAAACGATATTCTGCCCTGCAAGAGCAGTTTGAACGTGAGGGTGGTTATGAGATGGACGCCCAGATTGATCAGGTGGCGGATGGTTTGGATCTGGCTAAGGCGCATTATGATTGGCGCTTCGGTTCGTTATCTGGTGGAGAGCAAACCCGAGTGGTCTTGGCTTCACAGTTAATTGTAAGACCGGATCTGTTGTTATTGGATGAGCCGACAAACCATCTGGATCTGGAGCGGGTGGAGTGGCTAGAGGGATTTTTACGAGAATATCCCGGTACAGTGGTTCTCATCTCGCATGATCGTTATTTCCTTGATCGGGTGGTTACTCGAACGCTGGAGCTGGAAGATGGCGAAGCCCAGACGTCTGCTGGAGGTTATACGGCGTATATGAAGGTGAAGGAGCAACGGCTGTTACAGCAGTTTGAAGAATTTAAGGAACAGCAGAAGGTCATCAAAAAAATGAAAGAAACAATCCGCCAACTGGAAGAATGGGGACGTGTAGGCGGTAACGAGAAATTTTTCCGGCGAGCGGCTTCTATGCGCAAAGCACTGGAGCGTATGGAGCAGGTGAAGCGACCTGTGCTGGAGCGGCGCAATGCTGACTTCGACGTCCGTCCCACAGATCGCACGGGCAAGCGAGTAGCCGTTCTGGAGCACGTTGAGAAGGGATACGGCGAACGTGCAATTCTGCGCGGCGTTTCCGGTCTATTGGAGTATGGGGACAAGATTGCTCTGATCGGTCGGAACGGTTCGGGTAAGACCACGCTATTCAAGCTGTTGCTTGGTGAAGAACAACCAAATGCCGGCAAGCTGGAATGGGGCGCACGCGTGGACGTAGGGTACCTGGCTCAACAGGAGGAACCGACAAATCCGAAGCTAAACGTGCTTGAATACTTCCGATTAGAAGCTGGAGTGGAGGAAGGAGAAGCACGAGGAATTTTAGCTCGTTATCTCTTCTATGGGGCAGACGTATTCCGCTCTGTTGGACAGTTATCCGGTGGAGAGTGGACACGTCTCCGGTTAGCTCTGTTGGTTCAGCGCAAACCGAATGTGCTGCTCTTGGATGAACCGACGAACCATCTAGACATTGCCTCCAGAGAAGCGTTAGAGGAGTCGCTCGTGGATTATGAAGGAACAGTACTTGCGATCTCACATGATCGGTATTTCGTGAATCGCCTGGCTTCCCGTGTCTGGGAATTGGAAAATGGACAGATGACCACTTACCTTGGAGACTACGAGGCTTACCGCGAGAAGAAGCTTGAACGGAAAGCTCATGCAGTTGACATGGCAAACCCAGCAACTGGAGCGTCTTCTCGCAGCACTGTCGCTTCACACGGCTCTGGGAAGAAGTCGGATGCAGCCTCTATGGTGAGCGGATCTGCTGATACGGCTAAGGCTAGAGGCTGTAGCAATAACACAACTACTGAAGCGAGCAACATTTCAAATTCAACAGCAACCTCATCAGCTGCCGCTGCTGCCAACCGGGGCAAGAGTAATGACAGCACACGCTCTGCGGAGAAGCTGGAGCAGGCATTAGCTCGGCTTGAGGCGCAGATTCAGGAATTGGATCAGCAGTTGGAGACTATACAGAACAACTCGCTTGAACTGGAGAGCCTGTGGAATGAGCGTGAGCGGTTATCGGCTGAATATAATGAACTGTTGGCTCAATGGGCTGAGATGTAG